From Rhodopirellula islandica, the proteins below share one genomic window:
- a CDS encoding arylsulfatase produces MPTKAMNDDLGKHAMNATRISCTALLTLCFSVANFAHGAENEDTQPPRPNVLLIMVDDLGYSDLGCYGSEIETPNLDALAANGLRFSQFYNTAKCHSSRVSLLTGQYCIAAGDTSLSHAVTTAEVLQADGYFTAMSGKWHLDKQPTDFGFQRYFGHLSGACNYFRGDNTFRLNGEPWIVPDKDFYTTVADVDYAMLFLNEAEQTTDPWFLYLAFNAPHAPLQALPEDYAKYKGRYDEGWDKIREQRVQRQHELGLLPKTPQPSERPTHIPAWETLTEKRQEFENKRMTALAGMIDRVDQEVGRLIEHLDETGELDNTLIWFVSDNGACPYDRVSQKIEAEPTSGDVSWSDSTGWAWARNSPFRLYKQNQTEGGISTPAIVHWPAGLKTKAGSIERSPAHLIDILPTIADAAGSKIPSEFADRDLRPVSGQSLLPIFEGETIEREHPIHLLFSSDRGLRDGDWKIVSFRQNPWELYNIASDRIEQHNLAPQHRDRLTRMALKWNEMAKEVLHTQTFDPKFGTESEEPISMTATHPEWTDFSVDPMNNVRGSVGRKKTPKSKANTPKKASDPIRARKNTQLQRRESELHLTFTGDDPGIAIDHLPENLPPGPYRLAFDLLSEAEGNGEVFYTTRAEQSLPKGQHIPIEIESDGQWHSHTIALGDATQIYRLRLDVSEGKGLAQIRNLRLLSSQNEPVIRWPIAKIKVLK; encoded by the coding sequence ATGCCGACCAAGGCAATGAACGACGACCTAGGAAAACACGCAATGAACGCTACGCGAATCTCCTGCACCGCACTCTTGACGCTCTGTTTCAGCGTCGCGAATTTCGCCCACGGTGCTGAGAACGAGGACACTCAACCTCCGCGTCCCAATGTTTTGTTGATCATGGTCGATGACCTCGGGTATTCCGATCTGGGGTGCTACGGCAGCGAGATCGAAACACCCAACTTGGATGCATTGGCAGCCAACGGATTGCGTTTTTCGCAGTTCTACAACACCGCCAAATGTCATTCCTCACGCGTGTCGTTGCTGACCGGACAATACTGCATCGCGGCAGGAGACACCTCGCTGTCCCATGCCGTCACCACCGCTGAAGTGTTGCAAGCCGATGGCTACTTCACCGCCATGTCCGGCAAATGGCACCTCGACAAACAGCCCACCGACTTCGGATTCCAACGCTACTTCGGTCACCTCAGCGGCGCCTGCAACTACTTTCGCGGCGACAACACATTCCGTTTGAACGGCGAACCGTGGATCGTTCCAGACAAGGACTTCTACACCACCGTCGCGGATGTCGATTATGCGATGCTGTTCCTGAACGAAGCCGAACAGACCACCGATCCGTGGTTCCTCTACCTCGCCTTCAATGCGCCGCACGCACCACTGCAAGCCTTGCCGGAAGACTACGCCAAGTACAAAGGCCGCTACGACGAGGGCTGGGACAAAATCCGTGAGCAACGTGTCCAGCGCCAACACGAACTGGGCCTGTTGCCAAAGACACCACAACCTAGCGAGCGACCCACGCACATCCCGGCTTGGGAGACGTTGACAGAGAAACGCCAGGAGTTTGAAAACAAACGCATGACGGCCTTGGCTGGCATGATCGATCGCGTGGATCAAGAAGTCGGCCGGTTGATCGAACACCTTGATGAGACCGGCGAACTTGACAACACGTTGATCTGGTTCGTCTCCGACAACGGTGCTTGCCCATACGATCGAGTCAGCCAGAAGATCGAAGCCGAACCCACCAGCGGCGATGTCTCTTGGAGCGATTCCACCGGATGGGCATGGGCTCGCAACTCACCGTTCCGGTTGTACAAACAAAATCAAACCGAAGGCGGGATCAGCACACCGGCCATCGTTCATTGGCCAGCGGGTCTGAAAACCAAGGCTGGCAGCATCGAGCGCAGCCCGGCTCACTTGATCGACATTCTGCCGACCATCGCCGATGCGGCCGGCAGCAAGATCCCAAGCGAGTTCGCCGATCGTGATTTACGACCGGTTTCGGGCCAATCGCTGTTGCCGATCTTCGAAGGCGAAACCATCGAACGTGAGCACCCCATTCACTTGCTGTTTTCATCCGATCGCGGCCTTCGCGATGGCGACTGGAAGATCGTGAGCTTCCGGCAGAACCCTTGGGAGCTTTACAACATCGCGTCCGATCGAATCGAGCAGCACAACCTCGCTCCCCAGCACCGCGATCGCCTGACTCGCATGGCACTCAAATGGAACGAAATGGCGAAGGAGGTGCTGCACACCCAAACCTTCGACCCCAAATTCGGGACTGAATCCGAGGAGCCGATTTCGATGACAGCCACTCACCCGGAGTGGACGGACTTCTCAGTCGACCCGATGAACAACGTCCGAGGCAGCGTCGGCCGGAAGAAGACACCCAAGTCAAAAGCCAACACTCCCAAAAAAGCAAGCGATCCCATCCGAGCCCGCAAGAACACGCAACTTCAACGTCGCGAATCGGAGTTGCACCTGACGTTCACCGGGGACGATCCAGGAATCGCGATCGATCATCTGCCGGAGAACCTGCCACCGGGCCCGTACCGATTGGCGTTTGATCTGCTGAGCGAAGCCGAAGGCAACGGAGAAGTGTTCTACACAACCCGCGCCGAACAATCGCTTCCCAAAGGTCAGCACATCCCGATCGAAATTGAATCCGATGGGCAATGGCATTCGCACACGATTGCTCTCGGTGACGCCACCCAAATCTATCGATTGCGGTTGGACGTCAGTGAGGGAAAAGGGCTGGCTCAAATTCGAAATCTAAGACTGCTGTCATCCCAAAATGAACCCGTCATTCGCTGGCCAATCGCGAAGATCAAGGTTCTGAAGTGA